One Salmo salar chromosome ssa01, Ssal_v3.1, whole genome shotgun sequence DNA window includes the following coding sequences:
- the LOC106612403 gene encoding phenazine biosynthesis-like domain-containing protein, with translation MEIPVFIVDAFTNVPFKGNPAAVCPLLHELQDDMYQKIAAEMNLSETAFIIRLNSKDDFSSGARFRLRWFSPTTEVPLCGHATLASAAVLFYKKKNVNATVVFETLSGELYVQQQGESIVMDFPLNKPTPLDLNEFKDIVNAAVGDQPVQEVCLCGTTKKLMVRLADTCDRSVLTSLQPDPAVLLHVNTGGRVRGLIVTMIGAPGCQPGYDFYSRNFSPWFGIPEDPVTGSAHTVLAGYWSEKLGKKKMLAYQCSSRGGELELELRDDGRLNIAGQAVTVLQGILTV, from the exons GAATTGCAGGATGATATGTACCAGAAAATTGCTGCTGAGATGAACCTGTCAGAGACTGCCTTCATCATAAGGCTAAATTCAAAAGATGACTTCAGCTCAG GAGCACGCTTCCGCTTGCGTTGGTTCAGCCCCACCACTGAGGTTCCTCTGTGTGGACATGCCACCCTCGCTTCAGCTGCTGTACTGTTTTACAAAAAAA aaaatgtcAACGCAACAGTGGTATTTGAGACTTTGAGTGGAGAGCTGTATGTGCAACAACAGGGGGAATCTATAGTGATGGATTTCCCTCTGAACAAACCTACTCCGCTG GATCTCAATGAATTTAAAGACATAGTTAAT GCTGCTGTGGGAGACCAGCCAGTTCAAGAAGTGTGCCTCTGTGGCACCACCAAAAAGCTAATGGTGCGCCTTGCTGACACTTGTGACAg GTCAGTGCTCACATCCCTGCAGCCAGACCCAGCAGTTCTTCTCCATGTAAACACTGGCGGAAGGGTTAGGGGTCTGATTGTCACCATGATTGGAGCCCCTGGCTGTCAGCCTGGCTATGACTTCTACTCCAGAAACTTCTCCCCCTGGTTTGGGATTCCTGAGGACCCTGTGACTG GCTCTGCACATACTGTCCTTGCAGGCTACTGGTCTGAGAAACTGGGCAAGAAAAAGATGCTGG CCTATCAGTGCTCCAGTCGTGGTGGGGAGTTGGAGCTGGAGCTACGGGATGATGGCAGACTGAATATCGCTGGCCAGGCTGTAACCGTCCTGCAAGGAATTCTAACTGTGTAG
- the dna2 gene encoding DNA replication ATP-dependent helicase/nuclease DNA2, which produces MQRTKLKNSVIGGHQKTLSSFFYSNKPKESTPPSKRTICSITETDSSNVTSNQRSVLGGIENSPLSFDLLSVPETPDSQIRTSHPARKPEDGHLSPICRRPCSRGVSLIRENSPKAAMFSLRSKISPPPQVQTSTKNSNIQRCSVKRLFSPDDVQVAKRPKTMSVKRPSISPLQKPLLHGEDFLSECLQVIGDTQNSKGTKFQQDTGLAVNGRKPSKAGQIHLGYSVLTSGAKEKIRNVMPSLKPLSVKRASSLSSNESSLPSSLSECEEECAFTVITEHKDVTEYNSCPTDLNTSGGCVISTSFEKPSSVKTSLPNPNKSLLEVESSAFRDRGTDGKGVTSEDHLEGLEDNWFDDKMEESFSNTMEEKSNAGKKKGIPDHVILTTGLHNRYWILDVQEVHGARGSVEKHLTITAFKTSHPTEICILKDGWESTPVSTGDVVHLEGQCISGTWLIDRESGFLVLLPDVLISGTSIASGIRCMRRAVLGEMFKGFDGGSKQMLNGTIVHEIFQKAAMSGDFSMERLQLLANQALLSPNYLGDMYTLKLTQEDMKQEIWEYLPALTDWARDYLHTSPQAGKKLLTLKLPSDGALSWQDSACSIAVTEFVDIEENIWSPRFGLKGKIDVTAGVRIHRKGRPPLNRVMPLELKTGKESNSIEHRSQVILYTLMSLERRSDAEAGFLLYLKTGNLHPIVGNHMDRRELLKLRNTLAHHVGNSMEKEGKTRMAPLPGIITDRQACKWCPQIRNCALYDRAIESRAPDYYSSESQQLLVQQESEHLTEAHLLYFSHWLLLCALETHTMERKGGRHNIWLQSAQEREKSGGCMGNMQLIGPVKNQSDGVYIHRFERRRGGEQGVTGLIVGDRVVVSNHDLQLIGVAAGYVTDVSSTAVSCSLDRDLSKCSSDVVFRLDQDEGVMGLSTHLVNLSKMMERSPPSERLRELIVDFHPPQFIDNLSSVLPREAKDTVANILKGLNKPQKQAMKKVLLSKDYTLIVGMPGTGKTTTICTLVRILHACGFSVLLTSYTHSAVDNILLKLRRFKVGFLRLGRAQKVHPDILAYTEERCRANGIHTLPELENLYNKELVVATTCMGVKHPIFSRRRFDFCIVDEASQISQPVCLGPLFYAQRFVLVGDHQQLPPIVQNTEARLLGMDESLFKRLERKSEAVVQLNVQYRMNSKIMSLSNTLMYGGRLECGSERTASAMLTLPSQGSVQRELELSLGRPEDLAWVQAALEPLNPVCFLDTTQVPALETVDQGGISNQTEAALVHGIVSLLLKAGCRASDIGVIAPYRQQLKAISGLLAGPAFSSVEVNTVDKYQGRDKSVIIVSFVRSHPEGNLGELLKDWRRLNVAITRAKHKLLMVGSAPTLRRYAPLEKLLNHLTQESMVFQLPPAAHEVLPTMHL; this is translated from the exons GAGTCAACGCCTCCCTCAAAGAGAACTATATGCAGCATAACTGAGACGGATTCCTCAAATGTCACCTCTAACCAGCGCAGTGTCCTGGGGGGCATTGAAAATTCTCCCCTGTCTTTTGACCTCTTATCTGTCCCAGAGACCCCCGACAGCCAGATCAGAACCTCTCACCCTGCCAGAAAGCCTGAAGATGGGCATCTCTCTCCTATCTGCCGCAGACCGTGCTCCAGAGGGGTCAGCTTAATAAGGGAAAATTCTCCCAAGGCAGCTATGTTCTCCCTGAGGAGTAAGATCAGTCCCCCACCTCAGGTACAGACAAGCACCAAGAACAGTAACATACAACGTTGCTCTGTGAAAAGACTGTTCAGTCCCGATGACGTGCAGGTTGCCAAGCGTCCGAAAACCATGTCAGTAAAGAGGCCCTCCATTAGCCCTCTGCAGAAGCCTCTCCTTCATGGAGAGGACTTCCTGAGCGAATGCTTGCAGGTCATTGGTGACACTCAAAACTCCAAAGGTACTAAATTCCAGCAGGACACAGGCCTAGCTGTGAATGGCAGAAAGCCATCCAAGGCTGGTCAGATACACTTAGGTTACAGTGTATTGACATCAGGAGCCAAGGAGAAGATTAGAAACGTCATGCCATCATTAAAGCCACTGTCTGTCAAAAGAGCTTCGTCCTTGTCCTCTAATGAGAGCTCTCTCCCCAGCAGCTTGAGTGAATGTGAAGAGGAGTGTGCTTTTACTGTCATTACGGAACATAAAGATGTCACAGAATATAATAGCTGCCCCACAGACTTGAATACAAGCGGTGGGTGTGTGATCTCTACTAGCTTTGAGAAGCCTAGTAGTGTAAAAACTAGCCTTCCCAATCCCAATAAGAGCTTACTGGAAGTTGAAAGCAGTGCTTTCAGAGACCGTGGCACTGACGGGAAAGGAGTAACATCAGAAGACCACCTGGAGGGGCTGGAGGACAACTGGTTTGATGACAAAATGGAGGAGAGCTTCAGTAACACTATGGAGGAGAAATCCAATGCTGG TAAAAAGAAAGGCATCCCAGACCATGTTATTCTGACCACTGGGCTGCACAACCGCTACTGGATACTAGATGTGCAGGAGGTCCACGGTGCTCGTGGCTCTGTGGAGAAACATCTGACCATCACTGCCTTCAAGACCTCCCATCCTACTGAGATCTGTATTCTGAAGGATGGATG GGAGTCGACACCAGTGTCCACGGGTGATGTGGTTCACTTGGAGGGCCAATGTATCTCAGGTACCTGGCTGATAGACAGGGAGTCAGGATTCTTGGTGCTTCTCCCTGACGTGCTCATATCTGGCACTAGCATCGCCAGCGGGATCCGCTGCATGAGACGGGCCGTGCTGGGGGAAATGTTCAAG GGGTTCGACGGAGGCTCCAAACAGATGCTGAACGGTACGATAGTTCATGAAATCTTCCAGAAAGCTGCAATGTCTGGAGACTTCTCTATGGAAAGGCTGCAACTGCTGGCCAACCAAGCCCTGCTCAGCCCCAACTACCTGGGAGACAT GTACACCCTGAAACTGACTCAGGAGGACATGAAGCAGGAGATTTGGGAGTACCTGCCTGCACTGACAGATTGGGCCAGAGATTACCTTCACACCTCTCCACAGGCAGGCAAGAAACTGTTAACTCTCAAATT GCCAAGTGATGGGGCACTGAGCTGGCAGGACTCCGCATGCAGCATCGCTGTCACAGAATTTGTGGACATCGAGGAAAACATTTGGTCGCCACGTTTCGGCCTGAAGGGTAAAATTGACGTGACAGCAGGGGTGCGTATTCATCGCAAGGGCAGGCCTCCACTCAACAGGGTAATGCCTTTGGAGCTGAAGACTGGGAAAGAGTCCAACTCCATTGAACACCGCAGCCAG GTCATCCTTTACACTCTGATGAGCTTAGAGAGACGCAGTGATGCAGAAGCAGGATTCCTGCTCTACCTGAAGACTGGCAACCTGCATCCTATAGTTGGAAACCACATGGACAGAAGAG agctgtTGAAATTAAGGAACACCCTGGCGCATCACGTTGGCAATAGCATGGAGAAGGAAGGCAAGACACGGATGGCACCTCTGCCAGGGatcatcacagacagacaggcctgcAAGTGGTGTCCCCAGATCAGGAACTGTGCTCTCTATGACAG GGCCATTGAGAGCAGGGCTCCAGACTACTACTCCAGTGAGTCACAGCAGTTGTTGGTGCAACAGGAGAGTGAGCACCTGACAGAGGCCCACCTGCTCTACTTCAGCCACTGGCTGCTACTCTGTGCCCTGGAGACCCACACcatggagaggaagggaggacggCACAACATCTGGCTGCAGTCTGCCCAAGAGAG GGAGAAGAGTGGGGGGTGTATGGGAAACATGCAGCTGATTGGCCCGGTGAAGAACCAGTCAGACGGTGTGTATATCCACCGTTTTGAGCGCCGTCGTGGCGGGGAACAGGGTGTGACGGGCTTGATTGTTGGCGACAGAGTTGTGGTGAGCAACCATGATTTGCAGCTAATTGGTGTGGCAGCTGGATACGTCACAGACGTGAGCAGCACTGCAGTAAGCTGCTCCCTGGATCG gGACCTTTCGAAGTGTTCCTCTGATGTTGTGTTCCGACTGGACCAGGACGAAGGGGTAATGGGATTGAGCACCCATCTGGTCAACCTCTCCAAGATGATGGAAAGGTCTCCTCCAAG TGAAAGACTAAGGGAGCTGATAGTGGATTTCCACCCTCCTCAGTTCATTGACAACCTCAGCAGTGTGTTGCCCAGGGAAGCTAAGGACACAGTCGCCAACATCCTGAAAG GGCTCAACAAACCTCAGAAACAGGCCATGAAGAAGGTTTTGCTCTCCAAAGATTATACGCTCATAGTTGGGATGCCTGGCACTGGGAAAACCACCACTATATGCACACTG GTGCGTATTCTCCATGCATGTGGCTTCAGTGTGCTGCTGACCAGCTACACCCACTCTGCTGTGGACAACATCCTGCTAAAGCTCCGGAGGTTCAAGGTGGGCTTCCTGCGTCTGGGCCGGGCCCAGAAGGTCCACCCAGACATCCTGGCCTACACAGAGGAGAGGTGTCGGGCCAACGGCATCCACACACTCCCTGAGCTGGAGAATCTTTACAACAAGGAG CTGGTGGTGGCAACCACATGCATGGGTGTAAAGCACCCCATTTTCTCCCGTCGTCGTTTTGACTTTTGCATTGTGGACGAGGCGTCCCAGATCAGTCAGCCAGTGTGCCTTGGGCCCCTGTTCTATGCCCAACGCTTTGTCCTGGTGGGGGACCACCAACAGCTGCCCCCCATTGTCCAGAACACAGAGGCTAG GTTGTTGGGTATGGACGAGAGTCTATTCAAGCGTCTCGAGCGTAAAAGTGAGGCTGTAGTCCAGCTGAACGTCCAGTACAGGATGAATAG TAAAATCATGTCCCTAAGTAACACTCTGATGTACGGAGGGAGGCTGGAGTGTGGCTCAGAGAGGACGGCCAGTGCCATGCTGACCCTGCCCTCCCAGGGCTCTGTCCAGAGGGAGCTGGAGCTGAGTCTGGGCCGGCCGGAGGACCTGGCTTGGGTCCAGGCAGCTCTGGAGCCTCTCAACCCTGTCTGCTTCCTGGACACCACCCAG GTTCCAGCCCTGGAGACGGTTGACCAGGGGGGAATCAGCAACCAGACAGAAGCTGCTCTGGTGCACGGCATAGTCAGTCTGCTATTGAAG GCTGGGTGCAGGGCCAGTGACATCGGGGTCATTGCTCCCTACAGACAACAACTGAAGGCCATCTCAGGCCTACTAGCCGGGCCAGCCTTCAGCAGTGTGGAGGTCAACACTGTGGACAAGTACCAAGGCCGCGACAAGAGCGTCATCATCGTTTCCTTTGTCAGGAGTCACCCAGAAGGCAAT CTGGGTGAGCTGCTGAAGGACTGGAGGAGGCTGAACGTGGCCATCACGAGAGCTAAACACAAGCTCCTCATGGTGGGCTCGGCCCCCACCCTGCGCCGCTACGCCCCCCTGGAAAAACTCCTCAACCACCTCACACAGGAGAGCATG GTCTTCCAGCTCCCTCCAGCAGCCCATGAGGTATTACCCACCATGCACCTGTGA